The genome window GAATATCGGGGTCTCTACGAATAAGCTGCTGGCTAAGATGGCGGGGGAGCTTAAGAAACCGAATCTGGTCCATACGTTGTTTCCGGAAGAGATTCCGGTCAAGATGTGGCCGCTTCCGGTGGAGGAATTGTTTTTCTGCGGCCGGGCTACGACCCGGAAGTTAAAGGCATTGGGGATTCATACCATTGGAGAGTTGGCTGCCTCTGATCCGAAGTTGCTGGCTCTCCACCTGAAATCGCAGGGGGAGATTGTATGGAGCTTTGCAAATGGAATTGATTGTTCCAGGGTGGTCTCTGCGCCACCTCCGCAAAAGGGGTATGGGAATTCTACTACGATTCCGTTTGACGTTGCAGATGCCGGGACGGCGCACCGGGTCCTTCTGGCTCTCTCGGAGACGGTGGCTACGCGGCTTCGCAAGAATCATGTCCGCGCCGAGCTTGTGTCGGTCGGCATCAAAAGCTTTGATCTTCGGTATGCCAGCCATCAGATGCCTCTCGATCATGCGACCGATATCACTCTTGAATTATATCATGCTGCCTGTCTTCTGTTCGACCAGCTCTGGGACCATAGGACTCCGATCCGTCACCTGGGGATTTACACGGGAAGGCTTCGGGAGGGGGAAACGTTGCGGCAGATGAACCTATTTGACCTGACGGATTACAGCCGGCTTGAGAAGCTAGATCAGATGGTCGACGCCATCCGCAAACGCTATGGTATCGATGCGATAAAACGTGCTTCTTTTGTGCAGAGCCGACTGGACCATATGGAAGGCGGTATTTCCAGAGAGAAAAGGACTTTGGATTACTCTACATTACAAATTGATTAAGACAGACCAGGGAGGTGTCATCTATGGGGTTAGGAATCGGAATTAACGCGCAGCAGCCGGATGCGGGAAAGCTGCGGGGACATCAGGAGGCGATTGCCTGCGGCGTCTGGTTTACGAGCACCGGTCAGGCCATGCCTAAGCTGTTAAAATTTCAGGACAAGGATGGGGAGATCCGTACCATTTCTCCCATTCATACTATGAGCTGCGAAAAGAAGAACTACTGTGGGATTCCCACATTGGAGTACCGCTGCAGTGCAGATTTTGAGGGGTGCAGATATTCCTTTTACCTGCTATACTATATAGAGCGACAGGAATGGAAAGTATTATGGAAGGACGTGAAAGCATGTGCGGACGGTATTATGTAGCTTCAGATTTATATGATGAGATCAGAGAATTCATACGAAAAGCCAATGGGAAAGGACCGTCTTCCTACGACGCGGGTTCTTCCTTCCATACCGAATTCTCCGAGGAGCTGGCCGGCCATAACATCGTCCCTGCCACATCCTCTGTAATTATCTCCAGCCAGAAGAATAGCAAAAGTCTCACCGCAGAACCGATGATCTTTGGCTTTCCCGGCTTTCAGGGAAGTAAACGTCTGATCAACGCCCGCGCTGAGACGGTGCTTACGCGCCCTGCCTTCAGTCAAAGTATGCTCTCGCAGAGATGTCTGGTCCCGGCAAGCCGCTATTATGAATGGAATCACCAAAAGGAAAAAGTGACCTTCCATCGGGAAGGTCACTCGATATTCTATATGGCCGGTATCTACCGGATTGATAACGGACAGAAATATTTCGCGATTCTTACCACCGAGGCGAATGCTTCTGTCCGCCCGGTCCATCACCGTATGCCGCTAATCCTTGAGGAAAGTGAAGCAAGAAACTGGCTTTTCGATCAGGAAGCTGCCATCCGTCTGCTGCATAAAGTGCCATTTTCCATGGCTCGCGACCAGGAATATGAGCAGCTTGAGTTATTTCCTCTCGGTTAATCCCTGACGTTTGGCCGCCTTTCCAATGGGAAAATATCCGGCAGTCTTATGCAAAAGTCAACGATACACCGAGATGAACGTCCACTGGACGTTCACTCAGGTATGCTTGGCAACCAAAATAAGGTCCACTGGACCTTATTTCAGGTATGCATGGCAACTAAGCGCGGATCTGCAACAGCTTATTCTTAAGCTCTGATTCCATACGCTGCATCTCTCGCTCTGCTTCCTGACGTTTCTGACGGCCTTCCTGCTGGATGCGCATCACTTCATCCAAAGTGGAGATCAGGGACTCATTGGTGTTCTTAAGTGTCTCCATATCAACAATTCCACGCTCGGATTCCTGTGCCGTCTCAATCGTTGCAATCTTCAGCTTTTCCGCATTCTTTCTGAGCAGTTCATTCGTCATATCCGTCACTTCACGCTGCGCTTTTGCTGCCTGAGCTGAGTGCTCTACGCCAAGCGCCAGTACCATCTGGCTCTTCCAGAGCGGAATGGTATTCACCAGAGTGGACTGGATCTTCTCCACCATCTGCGTATCATTGCCCTGAACGAGACGAATCTGCGGTGCAGTCTGCATCGAGATGGTCCTGGTCAGTTCCAGATCATGAAGCTTCTTCTCAAACCGGGTGCACATACCATCCAGATCTCTTGCTGCCTGCGCATCTTCTGCCAGGCCGCTCACCTGTGCCTTCTGAACAAGCTGTGCCAGCGTAGTCTCCCGTACTTCTTTTAATTTCTTCTTTCCTGCCAGAATGTACATCGTGAGCTCCTTAAAATAAGTCAAATTAAGCTCATACATCTTGTCCAGAATTGCCACATCTTTGAGAAGCTGTACCTGATGCGACTCCAGAACCTTGCTGATCTGGCTCACATTCGTCTCAGCCTTGGCATATTTTGCCTTCATCGCCTGCAATTTATTGGAGGTTTTTTTGAAAATTCCAAGGAAGCCTTTCTCCTCTTCCTCATCAAAATCCTTCAGTTCTTTTACCACATCTGCCAGCAGATCGCCTACTTCTCCCAAATCCTTCGTCTTCACATTTTCAAGGGCGCTTTCAGAGAAATCCGCCATTTTCTTCTGCGTTCCCGCACCATACTGCATGATCATGGTAGAGTTAGTCAGATCGATCTGAGATGCAAATTTCTCCACCGCCGCACGTTCTTCGGGAGATAAGATATTCTCTCCTTGTACCTCTTCCTCCTGTGGCTTAGGTGTGCTCTGAATCTCCTGCTTCGTGTCCATCGCAAACGGCTCCAAAGTCAGTTCCGGTGCTTGTGCAAATGTTTCAAATTCGTTGTTCATTCTTTACCTCCCATTTTCTTCTCCCTGCCGCTTGCCCTGCGTCGGAAGTCATCTTTTTTATTTCTTTAAACCGTCCTCCATCAGACCTTCCTGTGCCAGCATCGTATGCAATACAGAAATATCTGAGGACAGATCCCATGCCGTATCCTGGAACAGATCATCCAGCAATTTTTCAAACGCCATATTCAGCGTATCCAATGTAGCTTCGATTTCCTTTTTGGAGTTCTGGATATTCTCACCACCCACCGGCTGTGCGTCCAGATCCTCATATGCCTCCAACAGCTTAATCGTCGTCGGCAGATAGTAATCCATCAGACGGTGAATATCCGTCACCGACTCCGGACTTTGCTCCACCCGGTCAAAAATACGGTCTACCAGCATCTCCATATGCGAGATTTTGTCTGAAATCTCTTTCCCCGGAATAGCATCGTTACATTTACGAATCTTTTCCACATAAAGATCGCCCTGCTCGATAATCTTCTGCACTTCGGGAGACAGCCTCGACGCGCTGCCGTTTTTCTCCTTCTCGGCCGCTGCCTTCTGTTCATTCTCCCGGCGCAGCTCCTCTTCCTTTTTCTTCTGCTCCATCTGATCTTCCAACTGAAGATATTGATCATATGCCTGGTTCGTCACCATAAGACAGGTATTCTGCCGGTCCAGATGCCCTTGCCTGAACCAGCCTTTCCCTATCATTTTCTGCAGATCCTTCACAATAAATTTTGTGGATTTTTTCTGCTTATCTGCAAGCTCTTTGATATTACAGAATTCTCTTCCATTCAGTTCCCGCACATA of Roseburia hominis contains these proteins:
- a CDS encoding DNA polymerase IV, with translation MDCLIFHVDVNSAFLSWEACYRLHHLGGSLDLREIPSAICGDVTLRHGIILAKSLPAKRYGVYTGMTVAEARKCCPQLYMAPPNYSLYQRCSEAFLDILREYTPDVEVYSIDEAFMDMSATIHLFGDAVETAEVIRGRIWEELGFTVNIGVSTNKLLAKMAGELKKPNLVHTLFPEEIPVKMWPLPVEELFFCGRATTRKLKALGIHTIGELAASDPKLLALHLKSQGEIVWSFANGIDCSRVVSAPPPQKGYGNSTTIPFDVADAGTAHRVLLALSETVATRLRKNHVRAELVSVGIKSFDLRYASHQMPLDHATDITLELYHAACLLFDQLWDHRTPIRHLGIYTGRLREGETLRQMNLFDLTDYSRLEKLDQMVDAIRKRYGIDAIKRASFVQSRLDHMEGGISREKRTLDYSTLQID
- a CDS encoding SOS response-associated peptidase; translated protein: MEGRESMCGRYYVASDLYDEIREFIRKANGKGPSSYDAGSSFHTEFSEELAGHNIVPATSSVIISSQKNSKSLTAEPMIFGFPGFQGSKRLINARAETVLTRPAFSQSMLSQRCLVPASRYYEWNHQKEKVTFHREGHSIFYMAGIYRIDNGQKYFAILTTEANASVRPVHHRMPLILEESEARNWLFDQEAAIRLLHKVPFSMARDQEYEQLELFPLG
- a CDS encoding toxic anion resistance protein, with protein sequence MNNEFETFAQAPELTLEPFAMDTKQEIQSTPKPQEEEVQGENILSPEERAAVEKFASQIDLTNSTMIMQYGAGTQKKMADFSESALENVKTKDLGEVGDLLADVVKELKDFDEEEEKGFLGIFKKTSNKLQAMKAKYAKAETNVSQISKVLESHQVQLLKDVAILDKMYELNLTYFKELTMYILAGKKKLKEVRETTLAQLVQKAQVSGLAEDAQAARDLDGMCTRFEKKLHDLELTRTISMQTAPQIRLVQGNDTQMVEKIQSTLVNTIPLWKSQMVLALGVEHSAQAAKAQREVTDMTNELLRKNAEKLKIATIETAQESERGIVDMETLKNTNESLISTLDEVMRIQQEGRQKRQEAEREMQRMESELKNKLLQIRA
- a CDS encoding 5-bromo-4-chloroindolyl phosphate hydrolysis family protein, whose protein sequence is MGSQDFEHFGEEIRRTVQDAVDSRNFASLNQTITNTINQAMNSAARTIDRTAKNVDRFVNYGQNAGRNRNNERYGGPYGNFGQYNGESSHGEYRQGTGQQGTDRRGTAQNGTHFGGGMNGASSGAYWEEAAKRTQTYRASQKKNPLYEPGTAVKAGGLILAIAGYGIGGGLLLGLISVLAYFGAAHEFSSIAFQVSSSILGVLTAGCAAMAVTGTSMLKRIGRFRSYVRELNGREFCNIKELADKQKKSTKFIVKDLQKMIGKGWFRQGHLDRQNTCLMVTNQAYDQYLQLEDQMEQKKKEEELRRENEQKAAAEKEKNGSASRLSPEVQKIIEQGDLYVEKIRKCNDAIPGKEISDKISHMEMLVDRIFDRVEQSPESVTDIHRLMDYYLPTTIKLLEAYEDLDAQPVGGENIQNSKKEIEATLDTLNMAFEKLLDDLFQDTAWDLSSDISVLHTMLAQEGLMEDGLKK